The following are from one region of the Magallana gigas chromosome 4, xbMagGiga1.1, whole genome shotgun sequence genome:
- the LOC105320037 gene encoding uncharacterized protein: MIDSEQFYQSDVGQPTEPLPSFSPADLVVSEKDPRHKILEDTDEIELFVIPRYMEEEQEVQELIATTTKTYDELVNENEASRRDWHQEVDEIFNRFNMDINATREEHLTTLRTHQYLLRSLIRSMLKTIKKNRQILNSNRLTDITRYRSKVKEYNDMPNKCQIKIPPLVTKTVKGKELRAEYGQLRSSLTQTYVEQKTVAKASLLDQHAVISASIPTGLKNLCKVACVGTHEAWVNGTDQVLTCVDIFGAVQGTVRTTCTLHPNDISMTRKGELVYTNSYNRTVNVVRHGKSQTFVTTPEGWHPQGICDTASGDFLVSMVMSGFSSYKVVCYDGQTTEVKREIDTEDSGDNIFTGGKYQVFLAENINGDICASDRNSKSVIAIDKIGKVRFRYDGKASGVKKTFTPKQIVTDSAGQVIVADYKNNCLHVLDEGGKFLRLVDNKGLDRPTGLSLDKEGRLWVTLYYTGEVKVIQYRK; the protein is encoded by the exons ATGATTGACAG TGAGCAGTTCTACCAATCAGATGTGGGTCAGCCCACCGAGCCCCTCCCCAGCTTCTCTCCGGCCGACCTGGTGGTCAGCGAGAAGGACCCCCGACACAAGATTCTGGAGGACACAGACGAGATCGAGCTGTTCGTGATTCCCCGCTACATGGAGGAGGAACAGGAAGTTCAGGAACTGATCGCGACAACCACCAAAACCTACGACGAGCTGGTCAACGAGAACGAGGCTTCGCGCCGAGACTGGCACCAAGAGGTGGACGAAATCTTTAACAGGTTTAACATGGACATCAATGCGACCCGAGAGGAACACCTAACCACCTTACGAACCCATCAGTATCTGCTTAGGAGTCTGATACGCAGCATGCTGAAGACGATAAAAAAGAACCGACAAATCCTAAACAGCAATCGCCTCACAGACATTACCAGGTACAGATCCAAGGTCAAGGAATATAATGACATGCCAAATAAATGCCAGATCAAAATCCCACCCCTGGTCACCAAGACTGTCAAGGGGAAAGAACTGAGAGCCGAGTACGGTCAGCTCAGGTCTTCCTTGACACAGACCTACGTTGAGCAGAAGACAGTGGCCAAGGCTTCCTTGCTGGACCAGCATGCAGTGATATCGGCCAGCATTCCCACGGGCCTCAAGAATCTGTGTAAGGTGGCCTGTGTGGGGACCCACGAAGCCTGGGTCAACGGGACGGACCAGGTCCTGACCTGTGTGGACATATTTGGGGCCGTCCAGGGAACTGTCAGAACCACCTGTACCCTCCACCCCAACGACATTAGCATGACCAGGAAAGGGGAACTAGTCTACACCAATTCCTACAACAGGACGGTGAATGTTGTGAGGCACGGGAAGTCACAGACGTTTGTGACTACCCCTGAGGGCTGGCATCCCCAGGGGATCTGTGACACCGCCAGTGGAGACTTCCTGGTCAGCATGGTTATGTCAGGTTTCTCCAGCTACAAAGTGGTCTGCTACGATGGTCAGACGACTGAAGTGAAGCGGGAAATTGACACTGAGGACAGCGGGGACAACATCTTCACCGGGGGGAAGTACCAAGTCTTTCTGGCCGAGAACATCAATGGAGATATTTGTGCATCGGACCGGAACTCAAAGTCTGTCATCGCCATCGACAAAATCGGAAAAGTTCGCTTCCGCTATGATGGAAAGGCATCTGGGGTGAAGAAGACATTCACTCCCAAACAGATCGTGACTGACTCGGCCGGCCAAGTGATTGTGGCTGACTACAAGAACAACTGTCTACACGTGCTGGATGAAGGGGGCAAGTTTCTGAGACTGGTGGACAACAAGGGGCTGGACCGCCCCACGGGGCTCAGTCTGGACAAGGAGGGGAGGCTGTGGGTGACCTTATACTACACAGGGGAGGTCAAGGTCATTCAGTACAGGAAATGA
- the LOC105320032 gene encoding ATP-binding cassette sub-family F member 1, protein MPKKGKKSKEEELWNDEEEDKALEEKMKKLSTEDGAGGKEKKKKNKKSKLAQLAELMAAEDNEEDEEDEKMEPVKPKDKEKGKAKAEKKEEVKFDYYQSEEEAEENKEEESEEPAVQENKPKLSKKELKKLKKQAEYQKQLESMEAGGVENFTVSQAEKSAKATVLDSQDIKVENFSIAAKGKDLFVNASLYITAGRRYGLVGPNGHGKTTLLNHMAKKILNIPQGIDILLCEQEIVADETKSIDSVLKADKVRTALLEEEKKLLVEVEKGNTKINDRLKEVYDELRAIGADAAEPKARRILAGLGFTLEMMERPTKNLSGGWRMRVSLARALFLEPTLLMLDEPTNHLDLNAVIWLDNYLQLWKKTLLVVSHDQSFLDNVCTDIIHLDQHKLFYYRGNYATFKKMLKQKRKEQAKAYEKQEKMLREMKMSGKSTKVAEAKQKEALTRKQEKNRNKKMQAAVEEESKPTELLQKPRDYIVKFHFPNPTPLNPPILGLNNVNFAYGNNPPLFVNLDFGIDMSSRVAIVGPNGVGKSTFLKLLVGDLEPQTGEMIKNHRLRIGKYDQHSADQLNMDETPCEYLQRLFNMPYQDSRKMLGKFGLASHAHTIKIRDLSGGQKSRVALADLSCRAADVLILDEPTNNLDIESIDALAEAINEFEGGVIIVSHDERLIRETDCQLWVVENRSINEVDGDFDDYRRELLESLGEEVVIAQPNEIDQ, encoded by the exons atgccgaaaaaaggaaagaaatccAAAGAGGAAGAACTCTGGAATGACGAGGAAGAGGACAAGGCCTTGGAAGAGAAGATGAAGAAACTGTCGACAGAAGATGGTGCTGGGGGGAaggagaagaaaaagaagaacaaGAAATCTAAACTAGCTCAATTAGCAGAGCTAATGGCGGCAGAGGATAACGAAGAAGATGAAGAAGATG aaaaaatggAACCAGTAAAACCAAAAGATAAAGAGAAAGGTAAAGCCAAAGCTGAGAAGAAGGAGGAAGTCAAGTTTGATTATTATCAATCGGAGGAGGAAGCAGAGGAGAATAAGGAGGAGGAATCCGAGGAACCTGCAGTCCAAGAAAACAAACCAAAACTCAGTAAAAAGGAGCTCAAGAAACTAAAAAAACAGGCGGAGTATCAGAAACAACTGGAAAGCATGGAGGCTGGCGGCGTGGAAAACTTCACTGTGTCTCAGGCGGAAAAGTCCGCCAAAGCTACCGTTCTGGATAGCCAGGACATCAAAGTAGAGAACTTCTCAATTGCTGCCAAGGGCAAGGATCTGTTTGTGAACGCCAGCTTGTACATCACGGCGGGCAGGCGTTACGGACTTGTGGGGCCAAACGGGCACGGCAAGACCACCCTGCTAAACCACATGGCCAAGAAAATTCTGAACATTCCACAGGGCATTGACATCCTTCTTTGTGAACAAGAAATAGTGGCTGACGAGACAAAGTCTATTGATTCCGTGCTGAAGGCGGACAAGGTCCGTACAGCTCTGCTGGAGGAAGAGAAGAAACTACTGGTGGAAGTCGAGAAGGGAAACACCAAGATTAATGATCGACTCAAAGAG GTCTATGATGAATTGCGAGCAATTGGAGCCGACGCAGCTGAACCCAAGGCGAGGAGAATCCTGGCTGGTCTGGGGTTTACGCTGGAGATGATGGAGCGCCCTACAAAGAACCTGTCTGGTGGGTGGAGGATGAGGGTGTCTCTGGCCCGGGCCCTGTTCCTGGAGCCCACCCTCCTGATGCTGGATGAACCCACCAACCATCTTGATCTGAATGCTGTCATCTGGCTGGATAACTACCTCCAGTTGTGGAAGAAGACCTTGCTGGTGGTCTCTCACGACCAGAGTTTCTTGGATAATGTTTGTACAGATATTATTCATCTGGATCAGCATAAGTTGTTCTACTATCGTGGAAATTATGCCACATTTAAGAAGATGTTgaagcaaaaaagaaaagaacaggCCAAAGCGTACGAGAAACAGGAGAAGATGTTGAGGGAAATGAAAATGTCTGGAAAGTCAACAAAAGTGGCTGAGGCAAAACAGAAAGAGGCTTTGACAAGAAAGCAGGAGAAGAATAGGAACAAGAAAATGCAGGCTGCTGTGGAGGAGGAGAGTAAGCCAACAGAATTGCTGCAGAAACCAAGAGACTACATTGTCAAATTCCACTTCCCAAACCCAACCCCACTAAATCCCCCTATTCTAGGTCTTAATAACGTGAATTTTGCTTATGGCAATAACCCCCCTCTGTTTGTGAATTTGGATTTTGGTATAGACATGAGTTCTAGAGTGGCTATTGTGGGCCCAAATGGTGTTGGTAAGTCAACATTCTTAAAACTTCTCGTAGGGGACTTGGAGCCCCAGACAggagaaatgataaaaaatcacAGATTGAGAATTGGAAAGTATGATCAGCATTCTGCTGACCAGCTAAACATGGACGAAACACCGTGTGAATATCTACAAAGACTATTCAATATGCCTTATCAAGATTCAAGAAAAATGCTTGGAAAATTCGGACTTGCTAGTCACGCCCATACAATAAAAATTCGAGATCTATCAGGAGGACAAAAGTCTCGCGTTGCACTTGCAGATCTGTCGTGTCGGGCAGCTGACGTGTTAATTCTGGATGAACCAACcaacaatttagatattgagTCAATTGACGCGCTGGCGGAGGCAATAAATGAGTTTGAGGGAGGAGTGATCATCGTCTCTCACGACGAACGTCTGATCCGAGAGACAGACTGTCAGCTGTGGGTGGTGGAGAATCGTTCCATCAACGAGGTGGACGGAGACTTTGACGATTACAGGCGAGAACTCTTGGAGTCTCTGGGAGAGGAAGTGGTGATAGCGCAGCCCAACGAAATAGACCAGTAA
- the LOC105320015 gene encoding piercer of microtubule wall 1 protein isoform X1: MAEQAQQQMGPGGVPVGAKTSEFYRTENVPNRFENPEWFQGYGGKTQHPMYRTSASDYGAKAPSVHTMPTTFHARSQKFSMHLGQCGMYRNHSLNTGLDQSRV, encoded by the exons ATGGCAGAGCAAGCTCAA CAGCAGATGGGACCAGGTGGTGTCCCTGTTGGTGCAAAAACCTCAGAATTTTACAGAACAGAAAATGTTCCAAACAGATTTGAGAACCCAG AGTGGTTCCAGGGATATGGGGGTAAGACCCAGCACCCCATGTACAGGACCAGCGCCTCTGACTACGGCGCAAAGGCTCCATCCGTCCACACTATGCCCACCACATTCCACGCCCGCTCACAAAAGTTCTCAATG CACCTGGGCCAGTGCGGTATGTACCGTAACCACTCACTGAACACCGGCCTGGACCAGAGTCGCGTCTGA
- the LOC105320015 gene encoding piercer of microtubule wall 1 protein isoform X2, protein MAEQAQQMGPGGVPVGAKTSEFYRTENVPNRFENPEWFQGYGGKTQHPMYRTSASDYGAKAPSVHTMPTTFHARSQKFSMHLGQCGMYRNHSLNTGLDQSRV, encoded by the exons ATGGCAGAGCAAGCTCAA CAGATGGGACCAGGTGGTGTCCCTGTTGGTGCAAAAACCTCAGAATTTTACAGAACAGAAAATGTTCCAAACAGATTTGAGAACCCAG AGTGGTTCCAGGGATATGGGGGTAAGACCCAGCACCCCATGTACAGGACCAGCGCCTCTGACTACGGCGCAAAGGCTCCATCCGTCCACACTATGCCCACCACATTCCACGCCCGCTCACAAAAGTTCTCAATG CACCTGGGCCAGTGCGGTATGTACCGTAACCACTCACTGAACACCGGCCTGGACCAGAGTCGCGTCTGA
- the LOC105320367 gene encoding E3 SUMO-protein ligase ZBED1, whose product MADTMDESRIKKEDAMAVYQNIQASGARPTLYGFPGKTKSTVWGHFGFYMGEDGHLDKSHAICRHCYTAVRYSGNTTNLHTHLARHGYGGKKQPHPLADVSGLTSPIAKPRILPSPTDGENIVTSAQKDTFHPLISEVYGNTLRSPLALNTMIAEYLIDRFEAPEAVDNSAFVNMMLAADPSFDHEKCRRFCESFMSQHHDILNHSLSDILKNCEAVALTYDKWTSASRENYVTYNVHVVNTLWEVETYTLATNSDCGSVTEDLEKIRNKWDFQESMTVLSIGDVRQSNHSNIQVVHCLAEAINTAALAGLDLESVREVISGVERIQKQLVQSFSDDRSDSSTFIAAQDKQNRHGWLFTYDVLTKLMEQKELITIMKKVDDIDCDVFCKRLDDVCAVLGPLKTAVDLLCSQRPIIASMILPIIKKLQVSLSPKTSDSSVVKDFKETIWRTLYSAYSDANVRKFLLVASFLDPRYKDLLFVEKEERVLARDVLSEVATELYRRGSDTSGEEEIVIQSEKGGSPCSVIVINNERDYEPSAKKLKNDDKEENATTSSKSDDWLADVIGSKKSTMNTAKEEGVLAEIDQYHTMEQRTTSPFVWWNHRQSIFTTLSRVAKTYLCVPATSRSPDQMFVAEADRDGSQRRLLSSDHVDRLVFLHNNYFKLKN is encoded by the coding sequence ATGGCGGACACGATGGACGAGAGTCGGATAAAAAAGGAGGACGCGATGGCCGTGTATCAGAACATACAGGCGTCGGGGGCACGGCCAACCCTGTATGGGTTTCCCGGGAAAACTAAGAGCACGGTCTGGGGACACTTTGGATTTTACATGGGAGAGGATGGACATCTCGATAAATCGCACGCTATCTGTCGTCACTGCTACACGGCGGTACGATACTCCGGGAATACCACTAATCTACACACACACCTCGCTCGGCACGGGTACGGCGGCAAGAAACAGCCACACCCTCTGGCGGATGTCTCCGGGCTTACCTCACCTATCGCTAAACCAAGAATCTTGCCGAGTCCAACGGATGGAGAGAATATAGTAACCAGCGCCCAGAAAGATACATTCCATCCGCTGATATCTGAAGTGTACGGAAACACCCTGAGGTCCCCTTTGGCGCTGAATACGATGATCGCCGAATATCTGATTGACCGCTTTGAGGCGCCGGAAGCTGTGGACAACTCTGCTTTCGTCAATATGATGTTAGCGGCGGATCCATCATTTGACCACGAGAAATGTCGACGATTTTGTGAATCATTTATGTCGCAGCACCACGATATCCTAAACCATTCTTTATCTGACATTCTGAAAAATTGTGAGGCAGTGGCCCTAACGTACGATAAATGGACCTCAGCATCGCGGGAAAATTACGTCACTTACAACGTTCACGTGGTCAACACATTGTGGGAAGTGGAAACTTACACCCTAGCAACCAACTCCGATTGTGGCAGCGTAACGGAGGATCTGGAAAAAATTAGGAACAAATGGGACTTTCAGGAATCCATGACGGTTTTATCTATTGGGGATGTAAGACAGTCGAATCATTCCAATATACAGGTCGTCCATTGTTTAGCCGAAGCTATAAACACAGCAGCACTTGCTGGCCTCGATCTGGAATCCGTCAGAGAGGTCATATCCGGCGTTGAGCGAATACAGAAACAATTGGTGCAAAGCTTCAGTGACGATAGGTCTGATTCGTCCACATTTATTGCTGCACAAGATAAACAGAACCGCCATGGATGGTTATTTACTTACGACGTCTTGACAAAACTGATGGAGCAGAAAGAATTAATCACAATAATGAAGAAGGTCGACGATATTGACTGTGACGTCTTCTGTAAGCGACTTGATGACGTGTGCGCTGTACTGGGACCCTTGAAGACTGCTGTAGATTTATTGTGCTCGCAGAGACCCATCATTGCCTCGATGATTCTACCCATCATaaagaaacttcaagtttctcTCTCACCGAAAACTAGCGATTCATCCGTCGTCAAGGACTTTAAGGAAACAATATGGAGGACTTTATATTCAGCTTACTCCGATGCGAATGTTCGAAAGTTCCTTCTAGTTGCCAGTTTTCTAGATCCAAGATATAAAGACCTCCTCTTCGTGGAGAAAGAAGAGCGCGTTCTCGCACGTGATGTGTTGTCGGAGGTAGCGACAGAGCTGTACCGCCGTGGGTCGGACACTTCCGGCGAGGAGGAGATCGTGATACAGAGTGAAAAGGGCGGGTCTCCGTGTTCTGTCATTGTGATCAACAACGAGAGAGACTACGAACCAAGCGCAAAGAAGCTAAAAAATGATGACAAGGAAGAGAATGCAACAACTTCTTCTAAATCAGACGACTGGCTTGCTGACGTCATAGGTAGCAAGAAATCAACAATGAACACGGCCAAGGAGGAGGGGGTGTTGGCTGAAATTGATCAGTACCACACCATGGAGCAGAGAACCACATCTCCGTTTGTGTGGTGGAACCACCGCCAATCAATCTTCACCACATTGTCACGTGTCGCGAAGACCTACCTCTGTGTTCCCGCCACTTCTCGATCACCTGACCAGATGTTTGTGGCGGAAGCTGACAGGGATGGATCCCAGCGGAGGCTGCTGTCGAGTGATCACGTGGACAGACTCGTGTTCCTACACAACAACTACTTCAAATTAAAGAACTAA